A section of the Streptomyces sp. V3I8 genome encodes:
- a CDS encoding sugar ABC transporter substrate-binding protein, with amino-acid sequence MRRRTAALALGTAATMVLTGCSSMSGSQADGTVTLNMVESLTNPARTDLIKGLIADFQKQNPKIKVNLISPPTEQADQKIQQMLQSGSGVDTLEVRDTTVGPWSNNGWIYDMKKDLTPWKGWDAMTENAVKASQDADGKTYFVPYGFYGLSVFYRTDLIKEAGFDKPPASWDELLEQASAIHDPAKRRYGYAFRGGANAQGNATAVIEAYVADEIDPADGFKLKDGKTIFSAPEALDAMQTYLKLFKEASPKSSVSWGYPEMVEGFSNGSTAFLLQDPEVIATVSESKSIKKDQWSTAPLVAGPSGKTVQPLATAGWGVAKGSKHKKEAVKLVEFLSEGEASTSFTKKNSLVPILKSAAEDPFYKTGPWSSYVTMTENPDTYLNVSQPRGVSWWAEWQQKADADIQKMVLGKTSPKELLAGWDAYWTEKRQQEN; translated from the coding sequence ATGAGAAGAAGGACGGCAGCTCTCGCCCTCGGCACCGCCGCCACGATGGTCCTGACCGGCTGCAGCAGCATGAGCGGCTCACAGGCCGACGGCACGGTCACCCTCAACATGGTCGAGAGCCTGACCAACCCCGCCCGCACGGACCTGATCAAGGGCCTCATAGCGGACTTCCAGAAGCAGAACCCCAAGATCAAGGTCAACCTGATCTCGCCGCCCACCGAGCAGGCCGACCAGAAGATCCAGCAGATGCTCCAGTCCGGCAGCGGGGTCGACACCCTCGAAGTGCGGGACACCACCGTCGGACCCTGGTCGAACAACGGCTGGATCTACGACATGAAGAAGGACCTCACGCCCTGGAAGGGCTGGGATGCGATGACGGAGAACGCCGTCAAGGCCTCCCAGGACGCCGACGGCAAGACGTACTTCGTCCCGTACGGCTTCTACGGCCTGAGCGTCTTCTACCGCACCGACCTGATCAAGGAGGCCGGTTTCGACAAGCCGCCGGCCAGCTGGGACGAACTCCTCGAACAGGCCTCCGCCATCCACGACCCCGCCAAGCGCCGCTACGGGTACGCCTTCCGCGGCGGGGCCAACGCCCAGGGCAACGCCACCGCCGTCATCGAGGCGTACGTCGCCGACGAGATCGACCCCGCCGACGGCTTCAAGCTGAAGGACGGCAAGACGATCTTCTCCGCGCCGGAGGCGCTGGACGCCATGCAGACCTATCTCAAGCTCTTCAAGGAGGCGTCCCCCAAGTCGTCCGTCTCCTGGGGCTATCCCGAGATGGTCGAGGGCTTCTCCAACGGCTCCACGGCCTTCCTGCTGCAGGACCCCGAGGTGATCGCCACCGTCTCGGAGTCCAAGTCCATCAAGAAGGACCAGTGGAGCACCGCCCCGCTGGTGGCGGGCCCGAGCGGCAAGACCGTACAGCCGCTGGCCACCGCCGGCTGGGGCGTCGCGAAGGGCAGCAAGCACAAGAAGGAGGCCGTCAAGCTGGTCGAGTTCCTCTCCGAGGGCGAGGCGTCGACGAGCTTCACCAAGAAGAACAGCCTGGTGCCGATCCTCAAGTCGGCCGCCGAGGACCCGTTCTACAAGACCGGTCCGTGGTCCAGCTACGTCACCATGACGGAGAACCCGGACACCTACCTCAACGTCAGCCAGCCGCGCGGGGTCTCCTGGTGGGCCGAGTGGCAGCAGAAGGCCGACGCCGACATCCAGAAGATGGTGCTCGGCAAGACGTCGCCCAAGGAACTGCTGGCCGGCTGGGACGCGTACTGGACCGAGAAGCGGCAGCAGGAGAACTAG
- a CDS encoding aminotransferase class V-fold PLP-dependent enzyme, which translates to MSETEVTTAPRPLLLADGRPAARAWSLDPVMKHLNHGSFGAVPLVAQERQSEFRAEMDSSPVVWFPALPQRIAATRVDLAAFLRVAPDDLALVPNASAGISVVFASLQRRRGGGIVVTDHGYGAVTMGAERLARRWGGEVRTARVPLGASEEQAYEAVIAAVDDDTDLIVLDQITSATARRLPVELVGAEARRRGVPLLVDAAHAPGLIEAPLDGLTCDFWVGNLHKWGCTPRGTAALVARGGLREELYPLIDSWGAADPYPDRFDQQGTIDATGYLAAPTALDFVEDTWGWDTARRYMDDLAGYGERVIGAAFAELTGDSGTVDVGMPVPGMRLVRLPDGLAGSRVEADALRDRAARELGVEAAFTSFGGVGYMRLSAHVYNTASDYEYFAEDCVPLLGRWARAAQEHPGAS; encoded by the coding sequence GTGAGCGAGACCGAGGTCACCACCGCCCCGCGCCCCTTGCTGCTGGCGGACGGCCGGCCCGCCGCCCGGGCGTGGTCGCTGGACCCCGTCATGAAGCACCTCAACCACGGCTCGTTCGGGGCCGTCCCGCTGGTGGCGCAGGAGCGGCAGAGCGAGTTCCGTGCCGAGATGGACAGCTCCCCGGTGGTGTGGTTCCCCGCGCTGCCGCAGCGGATCGCCGCCACCCGGGTCGACCTCGCGGCCTTCCTGCGGGTCGCCCCCGACGATCTGGCCCTGGTGCCGAACGCGAGCGCGGGCATCAGTGTCGTGTTCGCCTCGCTCCAGCGGCGCCGGGGCGGCGGGATCGTCGTCACCGACCACGGCTACGGCGCGGTGACCATGGGCGCCGAAAGGCTCGCCAGGCGCTGGGGCGGCGAGGTGCGTACAGCCAGGGTGCCCCTGGGGGCGAGCGAGGAGCAGGCGTACGAGGCCGTGATCGCCGCGGTCGACGACGACACGGACCTGATCGTCCTCGACCAGATCACCTCCGCGACCGCCCGCAGGCTGCCGGTGGAGCTGGTCGGCGCGGAGGCCCGGCGGCGCGGTGTCCCCCTGCTCGTGGACGCCGCCCACGCCCCCGGCCTGATCGAGGCCCCGCTGGATGGTCTGACCTGCGACTTCTGGGTCGGCAACCTGCACAAGTGGGGCTGCACGCCACGCGGTACCGCCGCACTGGTCGCCCGTGGCGGGCTGCGTGAGGAGCTCTACCCCCTGATCGACTCGTGGGGCGCCGCCGATCCGTACCCCGACCGCTTCGACCAGCAGGGCACGATCGACGCCACCGGCTACCTGGCGGCCCCGACGGCCCTGGACTTCGTCGAGGACACCTGGGGCTGGGACACCGCCCGCCGGTACATGGACGACCTGGCCGGCTACGGCGAGCGCGTCATCGGCGCGGCCTTCGCGGAACTGACCGGCGACTCCGGCACCGTCGACGTGGGCATGCCCGTCCCCGGCATGCGGCTGGTACGGCTGCCCGACGGCCTGGCCGGCAGCCGCGTCGAGGCCGACGCGCTGCGCGACCGGGCGGCCCGCGAACTGGGCGTGGAAGCGGCCTTCACCAGTTTCGGCGGTGTCGGCTACATGCGGCTCTCCGCGCACGTCTACAACACCGCCTCCGACTACGAGTACTTCGCCGAGGACTGCGTCCCCCTTCTCGGCCGGTGGGCCCGGGCGGCCCAGGAACACCCCGGCGCGTCGTAG
- a CDS encoding FadR/GntR family transcriptional regulator, with product MSAVDRAFHGLRHMIATGRLGPGERIPPEAELGEELGVSRGPLREAVRMLSALGVVEPRHGSGTFVSQLRPEDIIGSLSLTLELLPLPGLLEVYEIRRVLEAHVAAKAAARRSPETVGSLFSLIEAMEATEDPTEASELDHRFHAEIARAAENPTLASLLAVFRARSRKYQVFTLPEGPELRRKSDADHRVLATAIADRDPGAAAGAAEAHVTQTERWLRAFMPPVEERDGEGAGAVPR from the coding sequence ATGTCCGCAGTCGACAGGGCGTTCCACGGTCTGCGTCACATGATCGCGACGGGCCGCCTCGGCCCGGGAGAGCGCATTCCGCCCGAGGCCGAGCTCGGCGAGGAACTCGGTGTCTCACGGGGTCCGCTGCGCGAGGCCGTACGCATGCTTTCGGCCTTGGGCGTCGTCGAACCGCGGCACGGTTCGGGCACGTTCGTGTCCCAGCTCAGGCCGGAGGACATCATCGGCAGCCTTTCGCTGACCCTGGAACTCCTGCCGTTGCCGGGCCTGTTGGAGGTGTACGAGATCCGGCGGGTGCTGGAGGCGCATGTCGCCGCCAAGGCCGCCGCGCGCCGGAGCCCGGAGACGGTGGGGTCGCTCTTCTCGCTCATCGAGGCCATGGAGGCCACCGAGGACCCCACCGAGGCCTCGGAGCTGGACCACCGCTTCCACGCCGAGATCGCGCGGGCCGCCGAGAATCCGACCCTGGCCTCCCTGCTGGCGGTCTTCCGCGCCCGGTCCCGCAAGTACCAGGTCTTCACCCTGCCCGAGGGGCCTGAACTGCGCCGCAAGAGCGACGCGGACCACCGGGTGCTGGCCACCGCGATCGCCGACCGCGACCCCGGTGCCGCCGCGGGGGCGGCGGAGGCACATGTGACGCAGACGGAGCGGTGGTTGCGGGCCTTCATGCCGCCGGTGGAGGAGCGGGACGGGGAGGGGGCCGGCGCCGTCCCGCGGTGA
- a CDS encoding LysR family transcriptional regulator: protein MNLARLDLNLVVALRALLQERNVTRAGERVGLSQPAMSAALARLRRHFGDDLLARVGGHYELTALGQVLLDRTSTAYDLLERLFASQAHFDPAKEDREFKLLASDYAVAVFGTALARVVHEEAPGIRLRFSQTPPTVADDTGSLLSGTDGLLMPHGVISGFPATDLYEDRWVFLVCADHPGVGDRLTRADLARLPWVTYQRTYDSPPVRQLGMLGIEPRVEVSVDSFQLLPLLVAGTRRVALVQARLARLLAPLAAVRVVTPPYEAVPLREALWWHPVHTHDAAHIWLRETAARVGKNLTTTPEP from the coding sequence GTGAATCTGGCCCGCCTCGACCTCAACCTCGTCGTCGCCCTGCGCGCCCTCCTGCAGGAACGCAACGTCACCCGCGCCGGGGAGCGCGTCGGGCTCAGCCAGCCGGCCATGAGCGCGGCGCTCGCCCGGCTGCGCCGCCACTTCGGCGACGACCTGCTCGCCCGGGTCGGCGGCCACTACGAACTCACCGCTCTCGGCCAGGTCCTCCTGGACCGCACCTCCACCGCCTACGACCTGCTGGAGCGCCTCTTCGCCAGCCAGGCCCACTTCGATCCGGCCAAGGAGGACCGCGAGTTCAAACTGCTGGCCTCCGACTACGCCGTCGCCGTCTTCGGCACCGCGCTGGCGCGCGTCGTGCACGAGGAGGCGCCCGGTATCCGGCTGCGTTTCAGCCAGACGCCGCCCACCGTGGCCGACGACACCGGCAGCCTGCTCAGCGGCACCGACGGACTGCTCATGCCGCACGGTGTCATCAGCGGGTTCCCGGCCACCGACCTGTACGAGGACCGGTGGGTGTTCCTCGTCTGCGCGGACCATCCCGGTGTCGGCGACCGGCTCACCCGGGCGGACCTGGCCCGGCTGCCCTGGGTCACCTACCAGCGCACCTACGACTCCCCGCCGGTACGCCAGCTCGGCATGCTCGGCATCGAGCCGCGCGTCGAGGTCTCGGTCGACAGCTTCCAGCTGCTTCCGCTGCTGGTGGCGGGCACCCGGCGCGTCGCACTGGTCCAGGCGCGGCTGGCCAGGCTCCTGGCCCCGCTGGCCGCCGTCCGCGTGGTGACGCCGCCGTACGAGGCGGTCCCGCTCCGGGAGGCCCTGTGGTGGCACCCCGTGCACACCCACGACGCGGCCCACATCTGGCTCAGGGAAACGGCGGCGAGGGTGGGAAAAAACCTGACGACCACGCCGGAACCGTAA
- a CDS encoding fumarylacetoacetate hydrolase family protein, with translation MSVKPEAASALFAGRFALATLSAPDGPAFPALVTAGARVRDLRAAFGDEHLTVRGLLEAWDTALPRLSALAAADTDADADTGADGAGAQYRPLADFRVHAPVAPRQVFQSGANYRQHVIDLHVAHRAPGDDRPEEERRAEAAEIMDRRAAEDLPYVFLGLPSAITGPYDDVVLPAWAEKPDWELELAAVIGRPAHRVSVEEALEHVAGYTIANDLTDRATVFRRDMPQIGTDWLRSKNAPGFTPLGPWIVPAESVADPGDLRLVLRLNGETMQDESTKDMIFDVARMVSYASQSARLLPGDVVLTGSPAGNGMHRGRLLRDGDVMDGSITGLGAQRTRCVAEVTR, from the coding sequence ATGTCCGTGAAACCTGAAGCCGCGTCCGCGCTGTTCGCCGGACGTTTCGCCCTCGCCACACTCTCGGCCCCCGACGGGCCGGCCTTCCCCGCCCTCGTCACGGCCGGCGCCCGGGTACGCGACCTGCGGGCCGCCTTCGGCGACGAGCACCTGACCGTCCGCGGTCTGCTGGAAGCCTGGGACACGGCCCTGCCGCGGCTGTCGGCGCTGGCCGCCGCGGATACGGATGCCGACGCGGATACGGGGGCAGACGGCGCCGGTGCGCAGTACCGGCCGCTGGCGGATTTCCGGGTGCACGCCCCCGTCGCACCGCGCCAGGTGTTCCAGTCCGGTGCCAACTACCGTCAGCACGTCATCGATCTGCATGTCGCGCACCGCGCACCGGGAGACGACCGGCCCGAGGAGGAGCGGCGCGCCGAGGCCGCCGAGATCATGGACCGGCGGGCGGCCGAGGACCTGCCGTACGTCTTCCTCGGGCTGCCGAGTGCGATCACGGGCCCGTACGACGACGTCGTGCTGCCCGCGTGGGCCGAGAAGCCGGACTGGGAGCTGGAGTTGGCGGCCGTCATCGGCCGGCCGGCGCACCGGGTGTCCGTCGAGGAGGCGCTGGAGCACGTCGCCGGTTACACGATCGCCAACGACCTCACCGACCGGGCGACCGTCTTCCGCCGGGACATGCCGCAGATCGGCACCGACTGGCTGCGCAGCAAGAACGCGCCCGGCTTCACCCCGCTCGGCCCGTGGATCGTGCCCGCCGAGTCGGTCGCCGACCCCGGTGACCTCCGGCTCGTGCTCAGGCTGAACGGCGAGACCATGCAGGACGAGTCCACCAAGGACATGATCTTCGACGTCGCGCGCATGGTGTCCTACGCCTCGCAGAGCGCCCGGCTCCTGCCCGGTGACGTGGTGCTGACCGGATCCCCGGCCGGCAACGGCATGCACCGGGGACGGCTGCTGCGCGACGGAGACGTCATGGACGGCTCCATCACGGGTCTCGGCGCCCAGCGCACCCGCTGTGTGGCGGAGGTGACCCGGTGA
- a CDS encoding cyclase family protein has protein sequence MTPDRADPEGSVARAAEAYSNWGRWGGDDVLGTLNFLDEAKRREGAALVRRGVSFSLSQRFDMDGPQKGWRRRTNPVHTMLDTGTDAALGNQGFPHGIGGADDVIAMPLQCSTQWDGLGHIFDHGKAWNGRSAEKVVTSDGDLVTGIEHMAPYVAGRGVLLDVGRAIGTDGELPDGFAITGAHLTATAGAQGVAVGRGDLVLVRTGQLARTRRDGWGDYAGGPAPGLSFTAAGWLHGTEMAAVATDTWGFEVRPNEFEHAFQPLHQVAIPHIGLLIGEMWDLDALAEDCAGDGVYEFWLTAAPLPITGAVGSPVNPIAVK, from the coding sequence GTGACCCCGGACCGCGCGGACCCCGAGGGCTCGGTCGCTCGGGCGGCCGAGGCGTACTCCAACTGGGGCCGCTGGGGCGGGGACGACGTGCTCGGCACGCTGAACTTCCTCGACGAGGCCAAGCGCCGTGAGGGTGCCGCGCTCGTACGGCGGGGCGTCAGCTTCTCGCTCTCCCAGCGCTTCGACATGGACGGTCCGCAGAAGGGCTGGCGGCGCCGCACCAACCCGGTGCACACCATGCTGGACACCGGCACCGACGCCGCGCTCGGCAACCAGGGCTTCCCGCACGGCATCGGCGGCGCCGACGACGTGATCGCCATGCCCTTGCAGTGCTCCACCCAGTGGGACGGCCTCGGGCACATCTTCGACCACGGCAAGGCGTGGAACGGCCGTTCGGCGGAGAAGGTCGTCACCTCCGACGGCGACCTGGTGACCGGCATCGAGCACATGGCCCCGTACGTGGCCGGCCGCGGCGTGCTCCTGGACGTGGGCCGCGCGATCGGCACCGACGGCGAACTGCCCGACGGGTTCGCGATCACCGGGGCCCACCTGACCGCGACCGCCGGGGCCCAGGGGGTGGCCGTCGGCCGCGGCGACCTCGTGCTCGTGCGCACCGGGCAGCTCGCCCGGACCCGGCGGGACGGCTGGGGCGACTACGCGGGCGGTCCCGCGCCCGGCCTGTCCTTCACCGCGGCCGGCTGGCTGCACGGCACCGAGATGGCCGCGGTCGCCACCGACACCTGGGGCTTCGAGGTGCGGCCCAACGAGTTCGAGCACGCCTTCCAGCCCCTGCACCAGGTCGCGATCCCGCACATCGGCCTGCTGATCGGTGAGATGTGGGACCTGGACGCGCTCGCCGAGGACTGCGCGGGCGACGGCGTGTACGAGTTCTGGCTCACCGCCGCGCCCCTGCCCATCACCGGCGCGGTCGGCTCCCCCGTCAATCCGATCGCCGTCAAGTAG
- a CDS encoding FAD-dependent oxidoreductase — MSRARTVLVIGGGAAGSAVTVLLRRAGLAVDLVEVRKDWNATAGSGITLQGNALRVLRELGVWDQVRASGFGFGSVGITAPDGTVLHVQDDLRTGGDDLPATVGMQRPRLQRILIEAVRASGATVRLGTTAEIVDQDADGVRVRFDDGREGRYDLVVAADGLGSATRAAIGITARPEPTGMAIWRVEAPRPAGVTRTDLAYGGPAYIAGYCPTGDSTLYAYVVEACRDRASVPAGSYADEMRRLASAYGGFWPEITEHITDPAKVNHTWFERLLVEGSWHRGRVVLVGDAAHCCPPTLAQGAALSLEDAWVLARSLTGSDTWDDALFQAYHERRITRVRPVVEASVQIGRWQLDGVRDADVPGLMARTMTMLRELP; from the coding sequence ATGAGCAGAGCTCGTACGGTCCTGGTGATCGGTGGTGGCGCGGCCGGTAGCGCCGTGACCGTCCTGCTGCGTCGCGCCGGCCTCGCGGTGGACCTGGTCGAGGTCAGGAAGGACTGGAACGCCACCGCCGGTTCCGGCATCACCCTCCAGGGCAACGCCCTGCGCGTGCTGCGCGAGCTGGGCGTCTGGGACCAGGTTCGGGCCTCCGGTTTCGGTTTCGGTTCGGTCGGCATCACCGCCCCCGACGGCACCGTCCTGCACGTCCAGGACGACCTGCGGACCGGCGGCGACGACCTGCCCGCCACCGTCGGCATGCAGCGGCCCCGGCTCCAGCGGATCCTGATCGAGGCGGTGCGCGCCAGTGGCGCCACCGTCCGGCTGGGCACCACCGCCGAGATCGTGGACCAGGACGCGGACGGTGTCCGCGTGCGCTTCGACGACGGCCGCGAGGGCCGCTACGACCTGGTGGTCGCCGCCGACGGCCTCGGTTCCGCGACCCGCGCCGCCATCGGCATCACCGCCCGGCCCGAGCCGACCGGCATGGCCATCTGGCGCGTCGAGGCCCCGCGTCCGGCCGGGGTGACCCGCACCGACCTCGCGTACGGCGGTCCCGCCTACATCGCCGGCTACTGCCCGACCGGCGACAGCACCCTGTACGCGTACGTCGTCGAGGCGTGCCGCGACCGTGCCTCGGTACCGGCCGGGTCGTACGCCGACGAGATGCGGCGCCTGGCCTCGGCGTACGGCGGCTTCTGGCCGGAGATCACCGAGCACATCACCGATCCCGCGAAGGTCAACCACACCTGGTTCGAGCGGCTGTTGGTGGAGGGTTCCTGGCACCGCGGCCGAGTCGTGCTGGTGGGTGACGCGGCGCACTGCTGCCCGCCCACCCTCGCGCAGGGCGCCGCGCTGTCCCTGGAGGACGCGTGGGTGCTGGCCCGGTCGCTCACCGGGTCGGACACCTGGGACGACGCGCTGTTCCAGGCGTACCACGAGCGGCGCATCACCCGGGTGCGTCCCGTCGTGGAGGCATCCGTGCAGATCGGCCGGTGGCAGCTCGACGGGGTGCGTGACGCCGACGTGCCGGGCCTGATGGCCCGCACCATGACCATGCTCCGGGAGCTGCCGTGA
- a CDS encoding amidohydrolase family protein: MTTSDRAAPHTGVRSSPTVDVHAHVLLPEVEALVAGRPGHKAARALDARRNGPAALAVSGPMVRERLPRLTDPAVRLAAMDGQGVDIQLVSPSPSHYHHWAGAGTAEKVCRLANEAIAAHCSAAPDRLRGLGLVPLQHPDLIVHALDHARELGLVGVEISSHAPGRELSDPAYEPFWARAEETGAVVFLHPFGCTLDERLDRWYLSNSVGQPTENAVALSHLIFSGVLDRHPGLKVLAAHGGGYLPTHIGRSDHAWSARSDAGAGCAHPPSSYLRRLYFDSLVHDPYVLRELVRVAGADRVLLGSDFPFDMGTEDPVGALRAAHLTGADFEAVRGGNAAALLRKD; this comes from the coding sequence GTGACCACATCCGACCGTGCCGCGCCGCACACGGGTGTGCGGTCCTCGCCCACCGTGGACGTGCACGCCCACGTCCTGCTGCCCGAGGTGGAGGCACTCGTGGCCGGCCGGCCGGGACACAAGGCGGCCAGGGCCCTGGACGCCCGCCGCAACGGTCCCGCCGCCCTGGCGGTGAGCGGGCCGATGGTGCGCGAGCGCCTTCCGCGGCTCACCGACCCGGCCGTACGGCTGGCCGCGATGGACGGCCAGGGCGTGGACATCCAGCTGGTCAGCCCTTCCCCGTCGCACTACCACCACTGGGCCGGCGCCGGGACCGCCGAGAAGGTGTGCCGGCTCGCCAACGAGGCGATTGCCGCGCACTGTTCGGCCGCGCCGGACCGGCTGCGCGGCCTCGGACTCGTACCGCTCCAGCACCCGGACCTCATCGTGCACGCGCTCGACCACGCACGGGAGCTGGGCCTGGTGGGAGTGGAGATCTCCAGCCACGCCCCCGGACGCGAACTGTCCGATCCCGCCTACGAGCCCTTCTGGGCCCGGGCCGAGGAGACCGGGGCGGTCGTCTTCCTGCATCCCTTCGGGTGCACGCTCGACGAGCGGCTCGACCGGTGGTACCTGTCCAACAGCGTCGGCCAGCCCACCGAGAACGCCGTCGCCCTGTCCCACCTCATCTTCTCCGGCGTCTTGGACCGCCACCCGGGCCTCAAGGTGCTCGCGGCCCACGGCGGCGGCTACCTGCCCACCCACATCGGCCGCTCCGACCACGCCTGGTCGGCCCGCTCCGACGCGGGCGCCGGCTGCGCGCACCCGCCCAGCAGCTACCTGCGCCGGCTGTACTTCGACTCCCTCGTCCACGACCCGTACGTACTGCGGGAGCTGGTGCGCGTCGCCGGCGCGGACCGGGTCCTGCTCGGTTCGGACTTCCCCTTCGACATGGGCACCGAGGACCCGGTCGGCGCCCTGCGCGCGGCACACCTGACCGGGGCCGACTTCGAGGCAGTACGGGGCGGCAACGCGGCCGCCCTCCTCCGGAAGGACTGA
- a CDS encoding VOC family protein codes for MRLLTHLRHVDLAVPDYDKQLDFYSGVWGLTKVAEDSGISFLAAEGSPEQYVVRLRKAEEKRLDLVSYGAANPADVDTLAERLLAGGVRLISRPGKVDTPGGGYGFRFFDVDGRTVEVSADVEVRRHRRIEEKEAIPVKLSHVVLNSPDLDRTREWYERHLGFRLSDTLSSPHMGEVMHFMRISNQHHSMALAKGPHTALHHVSFEMRGLDEYMRGSGRVMRAGFRKIWGPGRHMAGDNTFTYFLDPHGNTVEYTTELEVLDEDTWHPHVYDFSRPEVTDQWGTANPMNELVAKESFNDPDRGVFVAPPV; via the coding sequence ATGCGTCTGCTCACCCACCTGCGGCACGTCGACCTCGCCGTGCCCGACTACGACAAGCAGCTCGACTTCTACTCCGGCGTCTGGGGCCTGACCAAGGTCGCCGAGGACTCCGGCATCTCCTTCCTGGCCGCCGAGGGCTCCCCGGAGCAGTACGTCGTGCGGCTGCGCAAGGCCGAGGAGAAGCGCCTCGACCTCGTCTCCTACGGGGCCGCGAACCCGGCCGACGTCGACACCCTCGCCGAACGGCTCCTCGCCGGCGGGGTCCGGTTGATCTCCCGGCCGGGCAAGGTCGACACGCCCGGCGGCGGCTACGGGTTCCGTTTCTTCGACGTCGACGGCCGCACCGTCGAGGTGTCCGCCGACGTCGAGGTACGCCGGCACCGCAGGATCGAGGAGAAGGAGGCCATCCCCGTCAAGCTGTCGCACGTGGTCCTCAACTCCCCCGACCTGGACCGCACCCGTGAGTGGTACGAGCGCCACCTCGGCTTCCGGCTCTCCGACACGCTCAGCTCGCCGCACATGGGCGAGGTCATGCACTTCATGCGGATCAGCAACCAGCACCACTCGATGGCCCTGGCCAAGGGCCCGCACACCGCGCTGCACCACGTGTCCTTCGAGATGCGCGGCCTCGACGAGTACATGCGCGGCTCGGGCCGTGTCATGCGCGCGGGCTTCAGGAAGATCTGGGGTCCGGGCCGGCACATGGCGGGCGACAACACCTTCACCTACTTCCTGGACCCGCACGGCAACACCGTGGAGTACACGACGGAGCTGGAGGTGCTGGACGAGGACACCTGGCACCCGCACGTCTACGACTTCTCGCGGCCCGAGGTCACCGACCAGTGGGGCACCGCCAACCCCATGAACGAACTCGTCGCCAAGGAGTCCTTCAACGACCCCGACCGCGGTGTGTTCGTCGCCCCGCCGGTCTGA
- a CDS encoding fumarylacetoacetate hydrolase family protein, producing the protein MRFATYEDPHRHHVAVVEEDGTLFPLAGVTSLTALLAETGGLPGLLAAGAAALDAPPGPHVGDVRLSPPLQPPSVRDFVTFEEHVEGVRRSVDGVAGVPEQWYAAPTFYFANPHAIHGPGQDVPVPPGSGVLDFELEVAAVIGREGRDLTPGQARDHIVGYTVLNDWSARDLQSAEMRVGLGPCKGKDTATTLGPYLVTADELEPYRDADGFLRLALTAEVNGRVVGEDLLSRMSWTFEEMTAYASRGTRVVPGDVLGSGTCGNGGCLAELWGRRGEQDPPPLKPGDTVTLTVEGVGTLTSTVVAGTEPVPLPSGRRRRPRGARATARPAGG; encoded by the coding sequence GTGCGTTTCGCCACCTACGAAGACCCGCACCGTCACCACGTGGCCGTCGTGGAGGAGGACGGCACCCTCTTCCCGCTGGCCGGTGTCACCTCGCTCACCGCGCTGCTCGCGGAGACCGGCGGTCTGCCCGGACTGCTCGCCGCCGGTGCGGCGGCCCTCGACGCGCCGCCCGGCCCGCACGTCGGGGACGTACGGCTGTCACCGCCCCTCCAGCCCCCGTCCGTACGGGACTTCGTCACCTTCGAGGAGCACGTCGAGGGGGTACGCCGCTCGGTCGACGGCGTCGCCGGGGTCCCCGAGCAGTGGTACGCGGCGCCGACCTTCTACTTCGCCAACCCGCACGCGATCCACGGCCCGGGCCAGGACGTGCCCGTGCCGCCCGGGTCGGGCGTCCTGGACTTCGAGCTGGAGGTGGCCGCCGTGATCGGACGGGAGGGCCGGGACCTCACCCCCGGGCAGGCCCGCGACCACATCGTCGGCTACACCGTCCTCAACGACTGGTCCGCGCGTGACCTGCAGTCGGCGGAGATGCGGGTCGGGCTCGGGCCGTGCAAGGGCAAGGACACCGCCACCACGCTCGGCCCGTACCTCGTCACCGCCGACGAACTGGAGCCGTACCGGGACGCGGACGGTTTCCTGCGGCTGGCCCTGACCGCCGAGGTCAACGGCCGGGTGGTCGGCGAGGACCTGCTGTCCCGCATGAGCTGGACCTTCGAGGAGATGACCGCCTACGCCTCCCGCGGCACCCGTGTCGTACCGGGTGACGTCCTCGGTTCCGGGACCTGCGGCAACGGCGGCTGCCTCGCCGAACTGTGGGGCCGGCGCGGCGAACAGGACCCGCCGCCGCTGAAGCCGGGGGACACCGTCACCCTCACCGTCGAGGGCGTCGGCACGCTCACCAGCACCGTCGTTGCGGGGACCGAGCCCGTCCCCCTGCCGTCCGGCCGGCGCCGGCGCCCCCGGGGCGCGCGGGCGACCGCGCGACCGGCCGGGGGATGA